One Falco biarmicus isolate bFalBia1 chromosome 9, bFalBia1.pri, whole genome shotgun sequence genomic region harbors:
- the SIRT1 gene encoding NAD-dependent protein deacetylase sirtuin-1 isoform X1, whose protein sequence is MADEETPLLRPRDGGLGGAAEGPEPAPKRQRLDSEDGGGGRDAGPAQRPDRGAGPPLATAAEPPCEPCEGAAAAGDGGGRAAEEDEEVAAAWSGADNRAGLRGLPRAEPQPRQRGRGEGAEAAPGEDAAEAAIGCRRAQCSNGAAEAPALHPDNFLFSDEIIANGFHSCDSDEDDRASHASSSDWTPRPRIGPYAFVQQHLMLGTDPRTILKDLLPETIPPPELDDMTLWQIVINILSEPPKRKKRKDINTIDDAVKLLQECKKIMVLTGAGVSVSCGIPDFRSRDGIYARLAVDFPDLPDPQAMFDIEYFRKDPRPFFKFAKEIYPGQFQPSLCHKFIALMDKEGKLLRNYTQNIDTLEQVAGIQRIIQCHGSFATASCLICKYKVDCEVVRGDIFNQVVPRCPRCPPDEPLAIMKPDIVFFGENLPEQFHRAMKYDKNEVDLLIVIGSSLKVRPVALIPSSIPHEVPQILINREPLPHLHFDVELLGDCDVIINELCQRLGSEYTKLCYNSVKLSEITEKPPRTHKELELHSSELPPTPLNISEDSSSPERMTPPDTSVVSSEHPAECKVEDCDPVSETKGTCTEEKLQDTQTSSENPEDPTSELMNSETMKENGSNNGENKGKNEILKKCWVNRSAKEQISKRLDGTQYLFLPPNRYIFHGAEVYSDSEDDIISSSSCGSSSESGSCRSQSLDVEDESEIEEFYNGIEDEDAPEREEEPGFGEDGVEQDESAADESSYTNEAAGTDHPGNKL, encoded by the exons ATGGCGGATGAGGAGACTCCGCTCCTCCGCCCGCGCGACGGCGGCCTCGGCGGCGCGGCCGAGGGCCCCGAGCCCGCTCCGAAGCGCCAGCGCCTGGACTCGGAagacggcggcggcgggcgggacgCGGGGCCCGCCCAACGCCCGGaccggggcgcggggccgccgctcGCCACCGCGGCGGAGCCGCCGTGCGAGCCGTGCgagggggcggccgcggccggcgatggcggcggccgggcggcggaGGAGGACGAAGAGGTGGCGGCGGCCTGGAGCGGCGCGGACAATagggccgggctgcggggcctGCCCCGGGCGGAGCCGCAGCcgcggcagcggggccggggggagggggcggagGCGGCGCCCGGCGAAGACGCGGCGGAGGCGGCCATTGGCTGCAGGCGGGCGCAGTGTTCAAACGGGGCGGCGGAGGCGCCGGCCCTGCATCCCG ATAACTTCCTTTTTAGTGATGAAATCATAGCCAATGGTTTTCACTCCTGTGATAGTGACGAAGATGACAGAGCCTCACATGCAAGTTCTAGTGATTGGACTCCGAGACCACGTATAG gTCCCTACGCTTTTGTGCAGCAGCATCTCATGTTAGGTACAGACCCACGGACAATTCTGAAAGACCTGCTACCAGAAACAATCCCTCCACCTGAACTGGATGATATGACACTGTGGCAAATTGTTATAAACATTCTTTCAGAaccaccaaaaagaaaaaaacgaAAAGATATTAATACTATTGATGATGCTGTGAAACTTTTAcaagaatgcaaaaaaataatggtcTTGACTGGAGCTGGG gtgTCTGTGTCATGTGGAATACCTGACTTTAGATCAAGAGATGGCATCTATGCACGCCTTGCTGTAGACTTCCCAGACCTTCCAGATCCTCAAGCAATGTTTGATATAGAATACTTCAGAAAGGATCCCAGGCCGTTTTTTAAGTTTGCAAAG GAAATCTATCCAGGACAATTCCAGCCGTCTCTTTGTCACAAGTTCATAGCTTTGATggataaagaaggaaaactacTTCGCAACTATACTCAAAACATAGAcacattggaacaggttgcagGAATCCAAAGGATAATACAGTGTCATG GTTCCTTTGCAACAGCTTCCTGCCTGATCTGTAAATACAAAGTTGATTGCGAAGTTGTTCGAGGAGATATTTTCAACCAG GTTGTACCTAGATGTCCCAGATGTCCACCTGATGAACCGCTCGCTATCATGAAGCCAGACATAGTGTTCTTTGGAGAAAACTTACCCGAGCAGTTTCATCGCGCTATGAAGTATGACAAAAATGAAGTTGATCTCCTTATTGTCATTGGGTCTTCACTGAAAGTAAGACCAGTAGCATTGATTCCAA GTTCCATCCCCCATGAAGTGCCTCAGATCTTAATTAATAGGGAACCTTTGCCTCACCTACACTTTGACGTGGAGCTTCTTGGAGACTGTGATGTTATTATTAATGAATTATGTCAAAGGCTAGGTAGCGAATACACAAAACTTTGCTACAACTCGgtaaaactttcagaaataacagaaaagccTCCACGAACGCACAAGGAGCTCGAACTGCACTCATCTGAGCTACCGCCTACCCctttaaacatttcagaagactCTAGTTCACCAGAAAGAATGACCCCACCAGATACTTCAGTGGTGTCTTCAGAACACCCAGCTGAATGTAAGGTAGAAGACTGTGATCCTGTGTCAGAAACTAAAGGGACctgcacagaggaaaagctTCAGGACACACAGACATCATCAGAAAACCCTGAAGATCCTACTAGTGAACTGATGAACTCTGAAACAATGAAGGAAAATGGATCTAACaatggagaaaataaaggaaaaaatgaaatactgaagaagTGCTGGGTAAACAGATCTGCGAAAGAACAGATTAGCAAAAGGCTGGATG gTACTCAGTATCTATTTTTACCACCAAATCGCTATATTTTCCACGGTGCTGAGGTATACTCAGATTCTGAAGATGATATCATATCTTCTAGCTCTTGTGGGAGTAGTAGTGAAAGCGGTTCATGTCGTAGTCAGAGCTTAGATGTGGAAGATGAAAGTGAGATCGAAGAGTTTTACAATGGCATAGAGGATGAGGATGCTCCTGAAAGGGAAGAGGAACCCGGATTTGGGGAAGATGGAGTTGAACAAGACGAATCGGCAGCTGATGAGTCATCTTACACAAATGAAGCTGCAGGGACTGATCATCCAGGCAACAAGTTGTGA
- the DNAJC12 gene encoding dnaJ homolog subfamily C member 12, producing the protein MDEILSCRPDDLEDYYNLLGCNELSTVEQIIAEFKIKALECHPDKHPGNPKAVENFQKLQQAKEILANEESRARYDYWRRSKIAIPFQQWEALSNSVKTSMHWAVQSKKDQMLEAPDLSNNSNVTNEIWTQQTENNEDGLSDGSREQGDVAIPDARPQSSKNPDSPRFSEANYWHLRFRWSGDAPSDLLRKFRNYEI; encoded by the exons ATGGATGAAATTCTGAGCTGCAGACCGGATGACCTGGAAGATTACTACAACTTGCTGGGATGCAATGAACTATCTACG GTTGAACAAATTATTGCAGAATTTAAGATTAAAGCCCTTGAATGTCATCCTGACAAACATCCTGGAAACCCCAAAGCAG TGGAGAACTTCCAGAAGCTACAGCAAGCTAAGGAGATTCTTGCTAATGAAGAGAGTCGAGCACGTTATGATTACTGGCGACGAAGCAAAATTGCCATTCCATTCCAGCAGTGGGAGGCCCTGAGCAATTCTGTGAAAACG tCAATGCACTGGGCTGTCCAAAGTAAGAAGGACCAAATGCTGGAAGCTCCTGACTTGAGTAATAACAGCAACGTAACTAATGAGATTTGGACCCAACAGACTGAAAACAATGAAGATGGATTGTCggatgggagcagggagcaaggAGATGTTGCAATTCCTGATGCGAGACCACAGTCTTCAAAGAATCCAGACTCCCCAA gATTTTCAGAGGCAAATTACTGGCACTTGCGTTTCCGCTGGTCAGGGGACGCTCCATCAGACCTTCTGAGGAAATTCAGAAACTATGAGATCTAA
- the SIRT1 gene encoding NAD-dependent protein deacetylase sirtuin-1 isoform X3, with the protein MLGTDPRTILKDLLPETIPPPELDDMTLWQIVINILSEPPKRKKRKDINTIDDAVKLLQECKKIMVLTGAGVSVSCGIPDFRSRDGIYARLAVDFPDLPDPQAMFDIEYFRKDPRPFFKFAKEIYPGQFQPSLCHKFIALMDKEGKLLRNYTQNIDTLEQVAGIQRIIQCHGSFATASCLICKYKVDCEVVRGDIFNQVVPRCPRCPPDEPLAIMKPDIVFFGENLPEQFHRAMKYDKNEVDLLIVIGSSLKVRPVALIPSSIPHEVPQILINREPLPHLHFDVELLGDCDVIINELCQRLGSEYTKLCYNSVKLSEITEKPPRTHKELELHSSELPPTPLNISEDSSSPERMTPPDTSVVSSEHPAECKVEDCDPVSETKGTCTEEKLQDTQTSSENPEDPTSELMNSETMKENGSNNGENKGKNEILKKCWVNRSAKEQISKRLDGTQYLFLPPNRYIFHGAEVYSDSEDDIISSSSCGSSSESGSCRSQSLDVEDESEIEEFYNGIEDEDAPEREEEPGFGEDGVEQDESAADESSYTNEAAGTDHPGNKL; encoded by the exons ATGTTAGGTACAGACCCACGGACAATTCTGAAAGACCTGCTACCAGAAACAATCCCTCCACCTGAACTGGATGATATGACACTGTGGCAAATTGTTATAAACATTCTTTCAGAaccaccaaaaagaaaaaaacgaAAAGATATTAATACTATTGATGATGCTGTGAAACTTTTAcaagaatgcaaaaaaataatggtcTTGACTGGAGCTGGG gtgTCTGTGTCATGTGGAATACCTGACTTTAGATCAAGAGATGGCATCTATGCACGCCTTGCTGTAGACTTCCCAGACCTTCCAGATCCTCAAGCAATGTTTGATATAGAATACTTCAGAAAGGATCCCAGGCCGTTTTTTAAGTTTGCAAAG GAAATCTATCCAGGACAATTCCAGCCGTCTCTTTGTCACAAGTTCATAGCTTTGATggataaagaaggaaaactacTTCGCAACTATACTCAAAACATAGAcacattggaacaggttgcagGAATCCAAAGGATAATACAGTGTCATG GTTCCTTTGCAACAGCTTCCTGCCTGATCTGTAAATACAAAGTTGATTGCGAAGTTGTTCGAGGAGATATTTTCAACCAG GTTGTACCTAGATGTCCCAGATGTCCACCTGATGAACCGCTCGCTATCATGAAGCCAGACATAGTGTTCTTTGGAGAAAACTTACCCGAGCAGTTTCATCGCGCTATGAAGTATGACAAAAATGAAGTTGATCTCCTTATTGTCATTGGGTCTTCACTGAAAGTAAGACCAGTAGCATTGATTCCAA GTTCCATCCCCCATGAAGTGCCTCAGATCTTAATTAATAGGGAACCTTTGCCTCACCTACACTTTGACGTGGAGCTTCTTGGAGACTGTGATGTTATTATTAATGAATTATGTCAAAGGCTAGGTAGCGAATACACAAAACTTTGCTACAACTCGgtaaaactttcagaaataacagaaaagccTCCACGAACGCACAAGGAGCTCGAACTGCACTCATCTGAGCTACCGCCTACCCctttaaacatttcagaagactCTAGTTCACCAGAAAGAATGACCCCACCAGATACTTCAGTGGTGTCTTCAGAACACCCAGCTGAATGTAAGGTAGAAGACTGTGATCCTGTGTCAGAAACTAAAGGGACctgcacagaggaaaagctTCAGGACACACAGACATCATCAGAAAACCCTGAAGATCCTACTAGTGAACTGATGAACTCTGAAACAATGAAGGAAAATGGATCTAACaatggagaaaataaaggaaaaaatgaaatactgaagaagTGCTGGGTAAACAGATCTGCGAAAGAACAGATTAGCAAAAGGCTGGATG gTACTCAGTATCTATTTTTACCACCAAATCGCTATATTTTCCACGGTGCTGAGGTATACTCAGATTCTGAAGATGATATCATATCTTCTAGCTCTTGTGGGAGTAGTAGTGAAAGCGGTTCATGTCGTAGTCAGAGCTTAGATGTGGAAGATGAAAGTGAGATCGAAGAGTTTTACAATGGCATAGAGGATGAGGATGCTCCTGAAAGGGAAGAGGAACCCGGATTTGGGGAAGATGGAGTTGAACAAGACGAATCGGCAGCTGATGAGTCATCTTACACAAATGAAGCTGCAGGGACTGATCATCCAGGCAACAAGTTGTGA
- the SIRT1 gene encoding NAD-dependent protein deacetylase sirtuin-1 isoform X2, which yields MADEETPLLRPRDGGLGGAAEGPEPAPKRQRLDSEDGGGGRDAGPAQRPDRGAGPPLATAAEPPCEPCEGAAAAGDGGGRAAEEDEEVAAAWSGADNRAGLRGLPRAEPQPRQRGRGEGAEAAPGEDAAEAAIGCRRAQCSNGAAEAPALHPDNFLFSDEIIANGFHSCDSDEDDRASHASSSDWTPRPRIGPYAFVQQHLMLGTDPRTILKDLLPETIPPPELDDMTLWQIVINILSEPPKRKKRKDINTIDDAVKLLQECKKIMVLTGAGVSVSCGIPDFRSRDGIYARLAVDFPDLPDPQAMFDIEYFRKDPRPFFKFAKEIYPGQFQPSLCHKFIALMDKEGKLLRNYTQNIDTLEQVAGIQRIIQCHGSFATASCLICKYKVDCEVVRGDIFNQVVPRCPRCPPDEPLAIMKPDIVFFGENLPEQFHRAMKYDKNEVDLLIVIGSSLKVRPVALIPSSIPHEVPQILINREPLPHLHFDVELLGDCDVIINELCQRLGSEYTKLCYNSVKLSEITEKPPRTHKELELHSSELPPTPLNISEDSSSPERMTPPDTSVVSSEHPAECKVEDCDPVSETKGTCTEEKLQDTQTSSENPEDPTSELMNSETMKENGSNNGENKGKNEILKKCWVNRSAKEQISKRLDEKIV from the exons ATGGCGGATGAGGAGACTCCGCTCCTCCGCCCGCGCGACGGCGGCCTCGGCGGCGCGGCCGAGGGCCCCGAGCCCGCTCCGAAGCGCCAGCGCCTGGACTCGGAagacggcggcggcgggcgggacgCGGGGCCCGCCCAACGCCCGGaccggggcgcggggccgccgctcGCCACCGCGGCGGAGCCGCCGTGCGAGCCGTGCgagggggcggccgcggccggcgatggcggcggccgggcggcggaGGAGGACGAAGAGGTGGCGGCGGCCTGGAGCGGCGCGGACAATagggccgggctgcggggcctGCCCCGGGCGGAGCCGCAGCcgcggcagcggggccggggggagggggcggagGCGGCGCCCGGCGAAGACGCGGCGGAGGCGGCCATTGGCTGCAGGCGGGCGCAGTGTTCAAACGGGGCGGCGGAGGCGCCGGCCCTGCATCCCG ATAACTTCCTTTTTAGTGATGAAATCATAGCCAATGGTTTTCACTCCTGTGATAGTGACGAAGATGACAGAGCCTCACATGCAAGTTCTAGTGATTGGACTCCGAGACCACGTATAG gTCCCTACGCTTTTGTGCAGCAGCATCTCATGTTAGGTACAGACCCACGGACAATTCTGAAAGACCTGCTACCAGAAACAATCCCTCCACCTGAACTGGATGATATGACACTGTGGCAAATTGTTATAAACATTCTTTCAGAaccaccaaaaagaaaaaaacgaAAAGATATTAATACTATTGATGATGCTGTGAAACTTTTAcaagaatgcaaaaaaataatggtcTTGACTGGAGCTGGG gtgTCTGTGTCATGTGGAATACCTGACTTTAGATCAAGAGATGGCATCTATGCACGCCTTGCTGTAGACTTCCCAGACCTTCCAGATCCTCAAGCAATGTTTGATATAGAATACTTCAGAAAGGATCCCAGGCCGTTTTTTAAGTTTGCAAAG GAAATCTATCCAGGACAATTCCAGCCGTCTCTTTGTCACAAGTTCATAGCTTTGATggataaagaaggaaaactacTTCGCAACTATACTCAAAACATAGAcacattggaacaggttgcagGAATCCAAAGGATAATACAGTGTCATG GTTCCTTTGCAACAGCTTCCTGCCTGATCTGTAAATACAAAGTTGATTGCGAAGTTGTTCGAGGAGATATTTTCAACCAG GTTGTACCTAGATGTCCCAGATGTCCACCTGATGAACCGCTCGCTATCATGAAGCCAGACATAGTGTTCTTTGGAGAAAACTTACCCGAGCAGTTTCATCGCGCTATGAAGTATGACAAAAATGAAGTTGATCTCCTTATTGTCATTGGGTCTTCACTGAAAGTAAGACCAGTAGCATTGATTCCAA GTTCCATCCCCCATGAAGTGCCTCAGATCTTAATTAATAGGGAACCTTTGCCTCACCTACACTTTGACGTGGAGCTTCTTGGAGACTGTGATGTTATTATTAATGAATTATGTCAAAGGCTAGGTAGCGAATACACAAAACTTTGCTACAACTCGgtaaaactttcagaaataacagaaaagccTCCACGAACGCACAAGGAGCTCGAACTGCACTCATCTGAGCTACCGCCTACCCctttaaacatttcagaagactCTAGTTCACCAGAAAGAATGACCCCACCAGATACTTCAGTGGTGTCTTCAGAACACCCAGCTGAATGTAAGGTAGAAGACTGTGATCCTGTGTCAGAAACTAAAGGGACctgcacagaggaaaagctTCAGGACACACAGACATCATCAGAAAACCCTGAAGATCCTACTAGTGAACTGATGAACTCTGAAACAATGAAGGAAAATGGATCTAACaatggagaaaataaaggaaaaaatgaaatactgaagaagTGCTGGGTAAACAGATCTGCGAAAGAACAGATTAGCAAAAGGCTGGATG aaaaaatagtttga
- the LOC130155407 gene encoding uncharacterized protein LOC130155407: MAAAGWLPGPPRNGRRGAGQRPRLPEGRAVVPAHAPAAGRLVGPARGCAGPGEGKPARGDRSEPRVCRVPAGSAGGSGPPCSGGGTELRVGGMCTIQLLPGTLPGLRAARKGLRLRAERLVGMDAAVCYRGAWPSGLQECLGRGSLGTQQNNSCFRNGPCVAYESADDKRIAETKASASNFPVNKQLASLRVLPSESRSWTCSSPCSTETATER, from the exons ATGGCTGCTGCGGGGTGGCTGCCCGGGCCTCCCCGTAACGGCAGGCGGGGCGCCGGGCAGCGGCCGCGCCTTCCCGAGGGGCGGGCGGTGGTCCCGGCACACGCTCCCGCTGCAGGGCGCCTTGTGGGGCCGGCCCGCGGCTGTGCGGGGCCTGGTGAGGGGAAACCCGCCAGGGGAGACCGGAGCGAGCCCCGCGTGTGTCGTGTGCCGGCCGGGAGCGCTGGCGGGAGCGGCCCCCCGTGCTCTGGAGGCGGAACGGAGCTGAGGGTGGGAGGCATGTGCACGATACAGCTGCTGCCGGGGACGCTGCCGGGCCTGCGGGCTGCCCGCAAGGGTTTGCGCCTGCGGGCTGAGCGCCTGGTGGGGATGGATGCTGCAGTCTGTTACCGTGGCGCTTGGCCTTCTGGGCTACAGGAatgtttggggagggggagcctCGGCACCCAGCAGAACAACAGCTGTTTTAGGAACGGGCCCTGTGTAGCGTACGAGAGCGCTGATG ACAAGAGGATAGCAGAGACCAAGGCTTCAGCGAGCAACTTCCCTGTGAACAAGCAGCTTGCAAGTCTCAGGGTCTTGCCATCTGAATCCCGCTCTTGGACCTGCAGCTCAccttgcagcacagaaacagccactgaaagatga